From Streptomyces sp. NBC_00370, a single genomic window includes:
- a CDS encoding FtsK/SpoIIIE family DNA translocase — MASRTSGKGSQGTAKPRAGRTTGAPQKAAPGKKAAPGKSAPAKKAAAKKAAAKAAPRPAPSPTNGVYRLARAVWLGAAHGVGAMFRGIGRGAKGLDPAHRKDGVALLLLGIALVVAAGTWSNLQGPVGDLVEMLITGAFGRLDLLVPILLGAVAVRLILYPEKPEANGRIVIGLSALVLGVLGLVHIACGAPGRGEGTEAMQDAGGLIGWAVSKPLIFTVGDVLAVPLLLLVTVFGLLVVTATPVNAIPQRLRLLAAKLRLIEPPVEPAEHDSDDERYEDQWREALPDDERRPAGRRRAPRAERFDPEDDREQAEAEALSNRRRPPRRPAAQSGFGRPMDAVDVAAAAAAALDGAVLNGLPPSPVVAGLTQGVDRMRKRPEDREDERADDRSDGGESGDDTSREHSVPVPSAREAGRRGTPAGAVADLTKPTPPEDRPLPPRAEQLQLAGDITYSLPSLDLLERGGPGKTRSAANDAVVDSLTNVFREFKVDAKVTGFTRGPTVTRYEVQLGPAVKVERITALAKNIAYAVASPDVRIISPIPGKSAVGIEIPNSDREMVNLGDVLRLAAAAEDDHPMLVALGKNVEGGYEMANLAKMPHVLVAGATGSGKSSCINCLITSVMIRATPEDVRMVLVDPKRVELTAYEGIPHLITPIITNPKRAAEALQWVVREMDLRYDDLAAYGYRHIDDFNQAVRQGKIKLPEGSERELSPYPYLLVIVDELADLMMVAPRDVEDSIVRITQLARAAGIHLVLATQRPSVDVVTGLIKANVPSRLAFATSSLADSRVILDQPGAEKLIGKGDGLFLPMGANKPVRMQGAFVTEAEVAAVVQHCKDQMAPVFREDVVVGTAKKKEIDEDIGDDLDLLCQAAELVVSTQFGSTSMLQRKLRVGFAKAGRLMDLMESRNIVGPSEGSKARDVLVKADELDGVLDVIRGKAE; from the coding sequence ATGGCCTCACGTACGTCCGGCAAGGGTTCCCAGGGCACCGCGAAGCCGCGCGCCGGGCGTACAACTGGCGCCCCGCAGAAGGCGGCTCCCGGCAAGAAGGCGGCGCCGGGCAAATCCGCGCCCGCGAAGAAGGCGGCCGCGAAGAAGGCGGCGGCCAAAGCGGCGCCCAGGCCCGCCCCGTCACCGACGAACGGCGTGTACCGGCTCGCCCGCGCCGTATGGCTCGGTGCCGCGCACGGCGTGGGTGCGATGTTCCGGGGGATAGGGCGCGGCGCCAAGGGCCTCGACCCGGCGCACCGCAAGGACGGCGTCGCGCTGTTGCTGCTGGGAATCGCGCTGGTCGTCGCCGCCGGCACCTGGTCGAATCTGCAGGGCCCCGTCGGCGACCTGGTCGAGATGCTCATCACCGGCGCCTTCGGCCGGCTCGACCTGCTCGTACCGATACTGCTGGGCGCCGTCGCCGTACGGCTGATCCTGTATCCGGAGAAGCCCGAGGCCAACGGACGCATCGTCATCGGCCTCTCGGCGCTGGTCCTCGGGGTGCTCGGGCTCGTCCACATCGCCTGCGGAGCCCCCGGGCGCGGGGAGGGGACCGAGGCCATGCAGGACGCGGGCGGCCTCATCGGCTGGGCCGTCTCCAAGCCGCTGATCTTCACCGTGGGCGACGTCCTCGCCGTACCGCTGCTGCTGCTGGTCACCGTCTTCGGACTGCTCGTCGTCACCGCCACCCCCGTCAACGCCATCCCGCAGCGGCTGCGGCTCCTCGCGGCCAAGCTGCGGCTCATCGAGCCCCCCGTCGAGCCGGCGGAGCACGACAGCGACGACGAACGGTACGAGGACCAGTGGCGCGAGGCGCTGCCCGACGACGAGCGGCGCCCGGCGGGCCGCCGCCGCGCACCGCGCGCCGAGCGGTTCGACCCCGAGGACGATCGCGAACAGGCCGAGGCCGAGGCGCTCTCCAACCGGCGCAGGCCGCCGCGCAGGCCCGCGGCGCAGTCCGGCTTCGGCCGTCCGATGGACGCCGTCGACGTGGCGGCCGCTGCCGCTGCCGCGCTGGACGGCGCCGTACTCAACGGGCTGCCGCCCTCGCCCGTCGTCGCCGGACTCACCCAGGGTGTCGACCGGATGCGCAAGCGGCCCGAAGACCGCGAGGACGAGCGGGCGGACGACCGGTCGGACGGCGGGGAGAGCGGCGACGACACGTCGCGGGAGCACTCCGTACCGGTGCCGTCGGCGCGCGAAGCCGGGCGGCGCGGCACCCCCGCGGGGGCCGTGGCCGACCTGACGAAGCCCACGCCGCCGGAGGACCGGCCGCTGCCGCCCAGGGCCGAGCAGTTGCAGCTCGCGGGCGACATCACCTACTCCCTGCCGTCGCTCGACCTCCTGGAGCGCGGCGGGCCCGGCAAGACCCGCAGCGCCGCCAACGACGCGGTCGTCGACTCGCTGACCAACGTCTTCCGCGAGTTCAAGGTCGACGCGAAGGTCACCGGCTTCACCCGCGGCCCGACGGTCACCCGCTACGAGGTCCAGCTCGGCCCGGCGGTGAAGGTCGAGCGCATCACGGCGCTCGCCAAGAACATCGCCTACGCCGTGGCCAGTCCTGACGTACGGATCATCTCGCCGATCCCCGGCAAGTCGGCCGTCGGCATCGAGATCCCCAACTCCGACCGCGAGATGGTCAACCTCGGCGACGTGCTGCGCCTCGCCGCCGCGGCCGAGGACGACCATCCGATGCTGGTCGCCCTCGGCAAGAACGTCGAAGGCGGCTACGAGATGGCGAACCTCGCCAAGATGCCGCACGTCCTGGTGGCGGGCGCGACCGGCTCCGGCAAGTCGTCCTGCATCAACTGCCTGATCACGTCCGTGATGATAAGGGCGACCCCCGAGGACGTCCGGATGGTGCTGGTCGACCCCAAGCGCGTGGAGCTCACCGCGTACGAGGGCATCCCGCACCTGATCACACCGATCATCACCAACCCCAAGCGGGCGGCGGAGGCGCTGCAGTGGGTCGTGCGCGAGATGGACCTGCGCTACGACGACCTCGCCGCGTACGGCTACCGCCACATCGACGACTTCAACCAGGCCGTCCGGCAGGGCAAGATCAAGCTGCCCGAGGGCAGTGAGCGCGAGCTGTCGCCGTACCCGTACCTGCTGGTGATCGTCGACGAGCTGGCCGACCTGATGATGGTCGCGCCGCGCGACGTCGAGGACTCCATCGTCCGCATCACCCAGTTGGCCCGCGCCGCCGGTATCCATCTGGTGCTCGCCACCCAGCGCCCCTCGGTCGACGTCGTGACCGGCCTGATCAAGGCGAACGTGCCGTCCCGGCTCGCCTTCGCGACCTCCTCGCTCGCCGACAGCCGGGTCATCCTCGACCAGCCCGGCGCCGAAAAGCTCATCGGAAAGGGTGACGGACTGTTCCTGCCGATGGGTGCCAACAAACCCGTCCGTATGCAGGGCGCGTTCGTCACCGAGGCCGAGGTCGCCGCCGTCGTCCAGCACTGCAAGGACCAGATGGCCCCCGTCTTCCGCGAGGACGTGGTGGTCGGCACGGCCAAGAAGAAGGAGATCGACGAGGACATCGGCGACGACCTCGATCTGCTCTGCCAGGCTGCCGAACTGGTCGTCTCCACCCAGTTCGGCTCCACCTCGATGCTCCAGCGCAAGCTGCGCGTCGGCTTCGCGAAGGCCGGCCGGCTGATGGACCTGATGGAGTCGAGGAACATCGTCGGGCCGAGCGAGGGCTCCAAAGCCCGCGATGTCCTGGTGAAGGCGGATGAATTGGACGGGGTGCTCGACGTGATCCGGGGGAAGGCTGAATAA
- a CDS encoding helix-turn-helix domain-containing protein codes for MSIGKSPDGKSPEEETPSTEEPPSTEDNRPSIGQTLQQARVAANLTVDEVSASTRVRIPIVHAIEQDDFSRSGGDVYARGHIRMLAQQAGIDPDPLIERFDAEHGGRPAPTPAAPMFEAERIRPERRRPNWTAAMVAAIVAVVGFVGFTAFNGSDDSGASKSAAEGPKPDKSAVKASPTKTADPKPAPSDSAIAAAPRDKVTVKLTAVDAKSWISAKAHNGKLLFDGILPKGESKTFQDDEKVNLILGNAGAIELFVNGKKVSDEFESGQVERLSYTQGDPEAG; via the coding sequence GTGTCCATCGGCAAATCACCCGACGGCAAATCCCCAGAAGAAGAAACGCCTTCGACAGAAGAACCGCCTTCGACCGAAGACAACCGGCCCTCCATCGGCCAGACCCTCCAGCAGGCGCGCGTCGCAGCGAATCTGACGGTCGACGAGGTCAGTGCCTCCACCCGGGTGCGCATCCCCATCGTGCACGCGATCGAGCAGGACGACTTCTCGCGCAGCGGCGGCGACGTCTACGCACGCGGTCATATCCGGATGCTCGCCCAGCAGGCGGGGATCGACCCCGACCCGCTCATCGAGCGGTTCGACGCCGAACACGGCGGTCGTCCCGCGCCCACACCGGCGGCGCCGATGTTCGAGGCGGAGCGCATCCGCCCCGAGCGGCGCCGGCCGAACTGGACGGCGGCCATGGTCGCGGCGATCGTCGCCGTGGTCGGCTTCGTCGGATTCACCGCGTTCAACGGCTCCGACGACAGCGGCGCTTCGAAGTCGGCTGCCGAGGGACCCAAGCCCGACAAGTCGGCGGTCAAGGCCAGCCCGACCAAGACGGCCGACCCCAAGCCCGCCCCTTCGGACAGCGCCATCGCGGCCGCCCCGCGCGACAAGGTGACGGTGAAACTCACCGCCGTCGATGCCAAGAGCTGGATCTCCGCCAAGGCGCACAACGGCAAGCTGCTGTTCGACGGCATCCTCCCCAAGGGTGAGTCCAAGACCTTCCAGGACGACGAGAAGGTCAATCTCATCCTCGGGAACGCCGGCGCCATAGAGCTGTTCGTCAACGGCAAGAAGGTCTCGGACGAGTTCGAGTCCGGCCAGGTCGAGCGGCTCTCGTACACGCAGGGTGACCCCGAGGCGGGCTGA
- the rimO gene encoding 30S ribosomal protein S12 methylthiotransferase RimO — protein MPERRTVALVTLGCARNEVDSEELAGRLAADGWELVQDASDADVAVVNTCGFVEAAKKDSVDALLEANDLKDQGRTQAVVAVGCMAERYGKELAESLPEADGVLGFDDYADISDRLQTILNGGIHASHTPRDRRKLLPLSPAQRQDAGGVALPGHGDLLTAPAPADLPDGVAPASGPRAPLRRRLDRSPVASVKLASGCDRRCTFCAIPSFRGSFISRRPSDVLTETRWLAEQGVKEVMLVSENNTSYGKDLGDIRLLETLLPELAAVDGIERIRVSYLQPAEMRPGLIDVLTSTPKVAPYFDLSFQHSSASVLRSMRRFGDTDRFLELLETIRGKAPQAGVRSNFIVGFPGESEADFAELERFLTHARLDAIGVFGYSDEDGTEAATYENKLDPDLVAERLSHLSRLAEELTSQRAEERLGEALVVLVESTGSEDSSEYSEDGEEAVAVGRAAHQAPETDGQVLFTSREGLRPGRMVEAKVVGTEGVDLVAEYVADYDDLPEEVLRTPGEEAAR, from the coding sequence ATGCCCGAACGCCGTACCGTCGCCCTTGTCACTCTTGGCTGCGCCCGTAACGAGGTGGACTCGGAGGAGCTTGCAGGCCGCTTGGCAGCGGACGGCTGGGAGCTCGTCCAGGACGCCTCGGACGCGGACGTCGCAGTCGTCAACACCTGTGGATTCGTCGAGGCCGCCAAGAAGGACTCCGTCGACGCCCTGCTGGAAGCCAACGATCTGAAGGATCAAGGCAGAACCCAGGCCGTCGTGGCCGTCGGCTGCATGGCCGAGCGGTACGGCAAGGAACTCGCCGAATCGCTGCCCGAGGCGGACGGAGTGCTCGGCTTCGACGACTACGCCGACATCTCCGATCGGCTGCAGACCATCCTGAACGGCGGCATCCACGCCTCGCACACCCCCCGCGACCGCCGCAAACTGCTGCCGCTCAGCCCGGCGCAGCGGCAGGACGCCGGCGGAGTGGCCCTCCCCGGGCACGGCGACCTCCTGACCGCGCCCGCCCCCGCCGACCTGCCGGACGGCGTCGCCCCCGCGTCAGGACCGCGTGCGCCGCTGCGCCGCCGGCTGGACCGCAGCCCCGTCGCCTCGGTGAAGCTCGCCTCGGGCTGCGACCGCCGCTGCACCTTCTGCGCCATCCCCTCGTTCCGCGGGTCCTTCATCTCCCGCCGGCCGAGCGACGTGCTGACCGAGACCCGCTGGCTCGCCGAGCAGGGCGTCAAGGAGGTCATGCTCGTCTCCGAGAACAACACCTCGTACGGCAAGGACCTCGGTGACATCCGGCTGCTGGAGACGCTGCTGCCCGAGCTGGCGGCCGTGGACGGCATCGAGCGGATCCGGGTCAGCTACCTGCAGCCCGCCGAGATGCGCCCGGGGCTGATCGACGTCCTCACCTCGACGCCGAAGGTGGCGCCGTACTTCGACCTGTCGTTCCAGCACTCGTCGGCGTCGGTGCTGCGCTCCATGCGGCGCTTCGGCGACACCGACCGCTTCCTCGAACTGCTGGAGACCATCAGGGGCAAGGCGCCGCAGGCCGGTGTGCGCTCCAACTTCATCGTCGGCTTCCCCGGCGAGAGCGAGGCCGACTTCGCCGAGCTGGAACGCTTCCTCACCCACGCGCGGCTCGACGCGATCGGGGTCTTCGGCTATTCGGACGAGGACGGTACGGAAGCGGCGACGTACGAGAACAAGCTCGACCCCGATCTCGTCGCCGAGCGGCTCTCGCACCTGTCCCGGCTGGCGGAGGAGCTGACCTCGCAGCGGGCCGAGGAGCGGCTGGGCGAGGCCCTGGTGGTGCTCGTCGAGTCCACGGGCTCCGAGGACTCCTCGGAGTACTCCGAGGACGGCGAGGAGGCTGTGGCGGTCGGCAGGGCGGCGCACCAGGCCCCGGAGACGGACGGCCAGGTGCTGTTCACGTCACGCGAAGGTCTGCGTCCCGGCCGTATGGTCGAGGCGAAGGTGGTCGGCACCGAGGGCGTCGACCTGGTGGCTGAGTACGTGGCCGACTACGACGACCTTCCGGAGGAAGTCCTCCGGACCCCGGGTGAGGAGGCGGCCAGATGA
- the pgsA gene encoding CDP-diacylglycerol--glycerol-3-phosphate 3-phosphatidyltransferase, with amino-acid sequence MTGVPASAAGGTGAKPAPDAKRGAPALDQASLWNIANILTMVRLLLVPGFVMLMLQDGGYDPVWRAWAWAAFAVAMITDIFDGHLARTYNLVTDFGKIADPIADKAIMGAALVCLSSLGDLPWWVTGVILFRELGITLMRFWVIRHAVIPASRGGKMKTLAQGTAVGMYVLALTGPLATLRFWVMVIAVVLTVVTGLDYVRQAVVLRRQGLARERAAAASAAGVEPARAAETKQ; translated from the coding sequence ATGACCGGAGTCCCGGCGTCCGCGGCGGGCGGTACCGGCGCGAAGCCGGCGCCCGACGCCAAGCGGGGTGCTCCGGCGCTCGATCAGGCAAGCCTGTGGAACATCGCGAACATCCTGACCATGGTGCGGCTGCTGCTCGTGCCGGGCTTCGTGATGCTGATGCTCCAGGACGGCGGGTACGACCCGGTCTGGCGGGCCTGGGCGTGGGCGGCCTTCGCCGTCGCCATGATCACCGACATCTTCGACGGTCATCTGGCCCGTACGTACAACCTCGTCACCGACTTCGGCAAGATCGCCGACCCGATCGCGGACAAGGCGATCATGGGCGCGGCGCTGGTCTGTCTCTCGTCGCTGGGTGACCTGCCGTGGTGGGTGACCGGCGTCATCCTCTTCCGCGAGCTGGGGATCACGCTGATGCGGTTCTGGGTGATCAGACACGCGGTGATCCCGGCGAGCCGCGGCGGCAAGATGAAGACGCTGGCCCAGGGCACGGCCGTCGGGATGTACGTGCTGGCGCTGACCGGGCCGCTGGCCACGCTGCGGTTCTGGGTAATGGTGATCGCCGTCGTGCTGACCGTGGTGACCGGACTGGACTATGTGCGCCAGGCCGTGGTCCTGCGGCGCCAGGGGCTGGCGCGGGAGCGCGCGGCGGCGGCCTCGGCCGCCGGCGTGGAGCCCGCGAGGGCCGCGGAAACGAAGCAATGA
- a CDS encoding CinA family protein — protein sequence MTTGGERTGEPTGGEPTGAARVLALLDERGGTLAVAESLTGGLVAAELTSVPGASRTFRGSVTAYATDLKRDVLGVDATLLDERGAVDPEVALQMAAGVRGHLRADWGAATTGVAGPDPQDRQPVGTVYVAVMGPEGNGKVAALRLNGGRTEIRKESVRSLLALLADELLGNGRAQDTEQNGGN from the coding sequence ATGACCACCGGCGGGGAGCGGACCGGGGAGCCGACCGGCGGGGAGCCGACCGGGGCGGCGCGGGTGCTGGCGCTGCTGGACGAGCGTGGCGGCACGCTGGCCGTCGCCGAATCCCTCACGGGCGGTCTGGTGGCCGCGGAGCTGACGTCGGTCCCCGGCGCCTCCCGGACCTTCCGCGGGTCCGTGACGGCCTATGCGACGGACCTGAAGCGGGACGTCCTGGGCGTGGACGCGACCCTTCTGGACGAGCGCGGAGCTGTGGACCCGGAGGTGGCCCTTCAGATGGCCGCGGGCGTGCGCGGCCATCTGCGGGCGGACTGGGGCGCGGCGACCACCGGCGTCGCGGGACCCGATCCCCAGGACAGGCAGCCCGTGGGGACCGTTTACGTGGCGGTCATGGGCCCGGAAGGCAACGGGAAAGTGGCCGCATTGCGGTTGAACGGCGGTCGGACGGAAATCCGTAAAGAGAGTGTACGGAGCCTTCTCGCACTGCTCGCCGACGAACTCCTGGGGAACGGGCGGGCACAGGATACGGAACAGAACGGGGGGAATTGA
- a CDS encoding helix-turn-helix domain-containing protein, which translates to MILLRRLLGDVLRRQRQRQGRTLREVSSSARVSLGYLSEVERGQKEASSELLSAICDALDVRMSELMREVSDELSLAELAASAAANEPVPAPVRPMLNSVPVTSVAGVPTERVTIKTPKEAVGVAAA; encoded by the coding sequence ATGATTCTGCTCCGTCGCCTGCTGGGTGACGTGCTGCGTCGGCAGCGCCAGCGCCAGGGCCGTACTCTGCGCGAAGTCTCCTCGTCCGCCCGGGTCTCACTCGGCTATCTCTCCGAGGTGGAGCGGGGGCAGAAGGAGGCATCCTCCGAGCTGCTCTCCGCGATCTGCGACGCGCTTGACGTACGGATGTCCGAGCTCATGCGAGAAGTGAGCGACGAACTGTCGTTGGCCGAGCTGGCAGCGTCGGCAGCGGCGAACGAGCCGGTGCCTGCGCCAGTACGCCCAATGCTCAATTCTGTCCCTGTGACGTCGGTGGCCGGGGTGCCGACGGAGCGGGTGACGATCAAGACGCCAAAAGAGGCGGTGGGCGTCGCCGCCGCCTGA
- a CDS encoding Dps family protein encodes MSVVKSALPEEDLKLVGEALQGALVDLIDLSLIAKQVHWNIVGPRFRSVHLQLDEVVTTARGHSDTVAERAAAIGVTPDGRAATVASQSAIAPVTDGWIKDEDAVRTLVDALGAVITRMRERVQSTDEPDPVTQDILIQVTADLEKHAWMFQAESA; translated from the coding sequence ATGTCTGTGGTGAAGAGCGCGCTGCCCGAGGAAGACCTCAAGCTGGTCGGGGAGGCGCTCCAGGGTGCCCTCGTGGACCTGATCGACCTCTCCCTGATCGCCAAACAGGTCCACTGGAACATCGTGGGCCCCCGCTTCCGCTCCGTACACCTCCAGCTCGACGAGGTCGTGACGACGGCCCGCGGCCACTCCGACACGGTCGCCGAACGCGCGGCGGCGATCGGCGTAACCCCGGACGGCCGAGCAGCGACGGTGGCATCCCAGAGCGCCATCGCCCCGGTCACGGACGGCTGGATCAAGGACGAGGACGCGGTACGCACGCTGGTGGACGCCCTCGGCGCGGTGATCACCCGCATGCGCGAGCGAGTCCAGTCGACGGACGAACCGGACCCGGTGACGCAGGACATCCTGATCCAGGTGACGGCGGACCTGGAGAAGCACGCGTGGATGTTCCAGGCGGAGAGCGCCTGA
- a CDS encoding DUF4291 domain-containing protein: protein MGGARGGSGLILGSVDVPRYQIRAAHTGSTVTVYQAYRPEIGLAAVREGRFPAAWKRDRMTWIKPSFLWMMYRCGWGAKEGQETVLAVEIAREGFEWAIERACLAHYQPGLHADQAAWKRELRQAPARVQWDPERDLHLQALAYRSLQLGLAGDAARLYADEWTVSITDVTPLAHEVHARVRGGDLEGARRLLPVESPYPVDDGLLAHLRW, encoded by the coding sequence ATGGGTGGTGCCCGGGGCGGCTCGGGATTGATTCTGGGGTCTGTGGACGTACCCAGATACCAGATTCGCGCAGCTCATACCGGTTCGACCGTGACCGTGTACCAGGCGTACCGGCCGGAGATCGGGCTGGCGGCCGTTCGGGAGGGGCGGTTTCCCGCTGCTTGGAAGCGGGACCGGATGACGTGGATCAAGCCGTCGTTCCTCTGGATGATGTATCGCTGCGGGTGGGGGGCCAAAGAGGGGCAAGAGACCGTGCTGGCCGTTGAGATCGCTCGCGAGGGGTTCGAGTGGGCGATCGAACGTGCCTGTCTGGCGCATTACCAGCCGGGGCTGCATGCCGATCAGGCCGCGTGGAAGCGTGAGCTGAGGCAGGCTCCCGCGCGGGTGCAGTGGGATCCCGAGCGGGATCTGCACCTCCAGGCGCTGGCGTACCGGTCGCTTCAGCTCGGTCTCGCCGGCGACGCGGCGCGTCTGTACGCGGACGAATGGACGGTCTCGATCACCGATGTCACCCCGCTCGCGCACGAGGTGCACGCGCGGGTGCGGGGCGGGGATCTGGAGGGTGCTCGGCGGCTGCTGCCCGTGGAGAGCCCTTATCCCGTGGACGACGGACTGCTGGCGCATCTGCGGTGGTGA
- a CDS encoding LLM class flavin-dependent oxidoreductase, with protein sequence MTDDIRIGVLLDTTVRGSDDDPRELIAFAVRAERLGFDSVWVNDTLLSPQIEPLTLLAALAPATERVTLGTAVLMPVLRRPLTAARALASVDLLSGGRLIAGLGAGFPGRFGRPLYDLSEVPWERRFARLDETVALWRHLWSGEPSGSFHGEFLHLDALPEPTRTYRPGGPPLWLGGASPTALARTGRDYDGWLPYPPEPAEYENGLVQIRSASSAAGRAPGAVTPALYVTVLIAKDAERGRAELAPYIKGTYGLSLEELSKIQLLLAGTPEDVTSGLRDYLAAGARHIVCRIGTTDPGKRIDQLEHIAELIPGLTLSP encoded by the coding sequence ATGACTGACGACATCCGCATCGGCGTCCTGCTCGACACCACCGTCCGGGGCAGCGACGACGACCCCCGGGAGCTGATCGCGTTCGCCGTACGCGCCGAACGTCTCGGCTTCGACTCGGTATGGGTCAACGACACGCTCCTGTCGCCCCAAATCGAACCGCTGACGCTGCTGGCCGCGCTGGCGCCGGCGACCGAGCGGGTCACCCTCGGCACCGCGGTCCTGATGCCGGTACTACGCAGACCCCTGACGGCGGCGCGCGCCCTGGCCTCGGTCGACCTGCTCTCCGGCGGACGGCTGATCGCGGGCCTGGGCGCGGGTTTCCCCGGCCGGTTCGGCCGGCCGCTGTACGACCTGTCCGAGGTGCCCTGGGAGCGACGGTTCGCCCGCCTGGACGAGACGGTCGCCCTGTGGCGCCACCTCTGGAGCGGCGAGCCGTCCGGTTCGTTCCACGGGGAATTCCTGCACCTCGACGCCCTGCCCGAGCCCACCAGGACCTACCGGCCCGGCGGCCCGCCACTCTGGCTGGGCGGCGCCTCACCCACGGCGCTCGCCCGCACGGGCCGCGACTACGACGGCTGGCTGCCCTACCCGCCGGAGCCGGCGGAGTACGAAAACGGTCTCGTCCAGATACGAAGCGCCTCGTCAGCCGCCGGACGCGCCCCGGGCGCGGTGACTCCCGCGCTGTACGTGACGGTACTCATCGCCAAGGACGCGGAGCGTGGCCGTGCGGAACTGGCCCCGTACATCAAGGGCACCTACGGGCTCTCGCTCGAAGAACTGTCGAAGATCCAACTGCTGCTCGCCGGCACACCCGAGGACGTGACATCGGGACTCCGGGACTACCTAGCGGCGGGTGCGCGGCACATCGTCTGCCGCATAGGCACCACCGACCCCGGCAAGCGTATCGACCAACTGGAGCACATCGCCGAGCTGATCCCCGGCCTGACGCTCTCCCCCTGA
- a CDS encoding Fpg/Nei family DNA glycosylase — protein sequence MPEGDTVWQTARRLHTALAGQLLTRSDLRVPRFATADLTGRAVLDVTPRGKHLLTRVEGGLTLHSHLRMEGAWKVYAPGERWRGGAGHQIRAVLGTAERTAVGYRLQVLELLRTADEERVVGHLGPDLLGPDWDPDTALRNLLSDPARPVGEALLDQRNLAGVGNIFKSETCFLARVTPWLPVGQVPSPERLVTAAKKLLEANRERPGGDRRIYLYGRAGRPCARCGATIRKADQADRPTYWCPNCQTGPTP from the coding sequence ATGCCCGAAGGAGACACCGTCTGGCAGACCGCCCGCCGTCTGCACACCGCACTCGCCGGGCAGCTGCTCACCCGCTCCGACCTGCGCGTGCCCCGGTTCGCCACGGCCGACCTCACCGGCCGCGCGGTCCTCGACGTGACCCCGCGCGGAAAGCACCTGCTCACCCGGGTCGAGGGCGGTCTGACCCTGCACTCGCATCTGCGGATGGAGGGCGCCTGGAAGGTGTACGCGCCGGGCGAGCGCTGGCGCGGTGGCGCGGGGCACCAGATCAGGGCGGTCCTCGGCACGGCCGAGCGCACGGCGGTCGGCTACCGCCTCCAGGTCCTGGAGCTGCTGCGTACCGCCGACGAGGAGCGGGTGGTGGGCCATCTCGGTCCCGATCTCCTCGGCCCGGACTGGGACCCGGACACCGCCCTGCGCAATCTGCTGTCCGATCCGGCGCGCCCCGTCGGCGAGGCCCTGCTGGACCAGCGCAATCTCGCGGGGGTCGGCAACATCTTCAAGTCCGAGACCTGTTTCCTCGCCCGGGTCACGCCCTGGCTCCCCGTCGGTCAGGTCCCCTCGCCCGAGCGCCTGGTGACGGCGGCGAAGAAGCTCCTGGAGGCGAACAGGGAACGCCCCGGCGGCGACCGGCGGATCTACCTCTACGGCAGGGCCGGCCGCCCCTGCGCGCGCTGCGGCGCGACCATCCGCAAGGCCGACCAGGCCGACCGCCCGACGTACTGGTGCCCGAACTGCCAGACGGGCCCGACACCCTGA